In a genomic window of Quercus lobata isolate SW786 chromosome 4, ValleyOak3.0 Primary Assembly, whole genome shotgun sequence:
- the LOC115983578 gene encoding uncharacterized protein LOC115983578 — MDESFPQPTSVIMASCDGLICYRSRRTRDVEVLDIVVWNPMTQERLTLRPIDCHVGSIFGLAFYPFGSSAKMIPRFKVVSIQRPKHDQNSYSFVIYSSETGKWKTSLEVCYCKDELYENKHIYVNGRFYWLTSNQNVINFEADEELSGVITVPGPKWLDRDVRLACLGDSDGYLHYVCVDMSELRVWMLTDPCKPIWVLKHHINIDQFGEESRDRYLHRVQNSPEMIRNYFVVDAQTFHDEVVYLSIRGRLCSYDFKTGRLRSFFYGSYLRHQTKVQATVLPYSPTLATIGIPWLKQNSGSASISFDSTSFNYEGRPRKKLKTRKT, encoded by the coding sequence ATGGATGAAAGTTTCCCTCAACCGACTTCTGTCATTATGGCTTCATGTGATGGACTCATCTGTTATAGAAGTCGTCGAACTAGGGATGTAGAGGTGCTGGACATAGTTGTTTGGAACCCAATGACCCAGGAACGGTTAACCTTGAGACCCATTGACTGTCATGTTGGTAGCATCTTTGGATTGGCTTTCTACCCATTTGGTTCTTCAGCAAAGATGATCCCTCGCTTTAAAGTGGTCAGCATTCAGCGTCCAAAACATGACCAAAATTcctattcctttgtgatctaCTCATCAGAGACAGGGAAATGGAAAACTTCCCTTGAAGTGTGCTATTGCAAGGATGAGCTTTATGAGAATAAACATATTTATGTTAATGGAAGGTTTTACTGGTTGACGAGCAATCAGAACGTTATCAATTTTGAGGCAGATGAGGAGTTATCTGGAGTCATTACAGTACCAGGTCCTAAGTGGTTGGATAGGGATGTAAGACTGGCTTGCCTTGGGGATTCTGATGGGTATCTTCATTATGTGTGTGTAGATATGTCTGAACTTAGGGTCTGGATGTTAACAGATCCTTGCAAGCCCATTTGGGTTCTTAAGCACCATATAAATATAGATCAatttggtgaagaatcaagggATCGGTATCTCCATCGTGTACAAAACTCTCCTGAAATGATTCGCAATTATTTTGTAGTGGACGCTCAAACTTTCCATGATGAAGTTGTGTATTTGTCTATACGAGGTAGGTTATGTTCGTATGACTTCAAAACTGGAAGGCTAAGATCCTTCTTTTATGGTTCTTACCTGAGGCATCAAACTAAAGTTCAGGCGACTGTGCTCCCATATTCACCGACCTTGGCAACAATTGGCATTCCCTGGTTGAAACAGAATTCTGGTAGTGcttctatttcttttgattCAACATCTTTTAATTACGAAGGAAGAcctagaaaaaaattgaaaacaaggaAGACCTag
- the LOC115983984 gene encoding F-box protein At5g49610-like yields MEVIFSNEDLAMEILSRLSAKNLLRCKCVSKRWMSLISDPSFVRIHHQRSRCISGLLVQEFEEYGGNFFASDYFLYASVNGELSIFKLMDESFPQPSSVIMASCDGLICYRSRRTRDVEVLDIVVWNPMTQERLTLRPTVCHVGTIFGLAFYPFGSSAKMVPCFKVVSIQRPKHDQNSYSFVIYSSETGKWKTSLEVCHCKDELHENKHIYVNGRFYWLTSNQNIITFEVDEELSGVITVPGSKWLDGGARLACLGDSDGYLHYVCIDMSELRVWMLTDPCKPIWVLKHCINIDQFGEESRDHYIHRVRHSPEMIGDSFVVDAQTFHDEVVYLSIRGRLCSYDFKTGRLRFFFNGLYLRHMTKVQATVLPYTPTLATIGIPWLKQNSGSAISFASTSFNYQGRPRKKLKTRKI; encoded by the coding sequence ATGGAAgttattttttcaaatgaagATTTAGCAATGGAAATTTTAAGTCGCTTGTCAGCTAAGAACCTTTTAAGGTGCAAGTGTGTTTCCAAGAGATGGATGAGCCTTATATCTGATCCATCCTTTGTGCGTATTCACCATCAGAGGTCAAGATGTATTTCGGGACTCCTTGTTCAAGAGTTTGAGGAGTATGGGgggaatttttttgcaagtgaTTATTTCCTTTATGCTAGTGTTAATGGTGAATTGAGCATATTTAAATTGATGGATGAAAGTTTCCCTCAACCGTCTTCTGTCATTATGGCTTCATGTGATGGACTCATCTGTTATAGAAGTCGTCGAACTAGGGATGTAGAGGTGCTGGACATAGTTGTTTGGAACCCAATGACCCAGGAACGGTTAACCTTGAGACCCACTGTCTGTCATGTTGGTACCATCTTTGGATTGGCTTTCTACCCATTTGGTTCTTCAGCAAAGATGGTCCCTTGCTTTAAAGTGGTCAGCATTCAGCGTCCAAAACATGACCAAAATTCCTACTCCTTTGTGATCTACTCATCAGAGACAGGCAAATGGAAAACTTCCCTTGAAGTTTGCCATTGCAAGGATGAGCTTCACGAGAACAAACATATTTATGTTAATGGAAGGTTTTACTGGTTGACAAGCAATCAGAACATTATCACTTTTGAGGTGGATGAGGAGTTATCTGGAGTCATTACAGTACCAGGTTCTAAGTGGTTGGATGGTGGTGCAAGACTGGCTTGCCTTGGGGATTCAGATGGGTATCTTCATTATGTGTGTATAGATATGTCTGAACTTAGGGTCTGGATGTTAACAGATCCTTGCAAGCCCATTTGGGTTCTTAAGCACTGTATAAATATAGATCAatttggtgaagaatcaagggATCATTATATCCATCGTGTAAGGCACTCTCCTGAAATGATTGGGGATTCGTTTGTAGTGGACGCTCAAACTTTCCATGATGAAGTTGTGTATCTGTCTATACGAGGTAGGTTATGTTCGTACGATTTCAAAACTGGAAGGCTAAGATTCTTCTTTAATGGTTTGTACCTGAGGCATATGACTAAAGTTCAGGCCACTGTGCTCCCATATACACCAACCTTGGCAACAATTGGCATTCCCTGGTTGAAACAGAATTCTGGCAGTGCTATTTCTTTTGCTTCAACATCTTTTAATTACCAAGGAAGAcctagaaaaaaattgaaaacaaggaAGATCTag
- the LOC115983579 gene encoding uncharacterized protein LOC115983579, with amino-acid sequence MTSSDHVLATPSPQPPIVAFTAPPRINSGRPTSQSSKGAHCKFCRAKGHDISVCRKLQKFVQEQNKASLPQAAAVCPSDPSVPTGPSLASSLTTADIEAVVQQVLSRTSTALSVTSGSPDGSSAWDRP; translated from the exons ATGACATCATCTGATCATGTCTTGGCTACACCCTCACCACAGCCTCCCATTGTTGCATTCACTGCTCCTCCGCGAATAAACTCCGGGCGTCCCACCTCTCAGTCTTCCAAAGGTGCTCATTGCAAGTTTTGCCGTGCCAAAGGCCATGACATCTCTGTTTGTCGTAAGCTACAGAAATTTGTGCAAGAGCAGAATAAAGCTTCTCTTCCTCAGGCAGCTGCTGTATGTCCTTCAGATCCATCGGTTCCTACAGGTCCATCTTTGGCTTCCTCACTTACTACGGCTGATATTGAGGCAGTTGTTCAACAGGTTTTATCCCGCACTTCCACTGCCCTTTCTGTCACCTCAG GATCCCCGGACGGGTCAAGTGCTTGGGACAGGCCGTAA
- the LOC115983876 gene encoding F-box protein At5g07610-like — MEVIFSNEDLAMEILSRLSAKNLLRCKCVSKRWKSLISDPSFVRIHHQRSRCISGLLVQEFEEYGGNFCGDDYFLYARVNGELGIFKLMDESFPQPTSVIMASCDGLICYRSRRTRDVEVLDIVVWNPMTQERLTLRPTDCHVGSIFGLAFYPFGSSAKMIPCFKVVSIQRPKHDQNSYSFVIYKSETGKWKTSLEVCYCKDELYENKHIYVNGRFYWLTSNQNIITFEVDEELSGVITVPGPKWLDRDVRLACLGDSDGYLHYVSVDMSELRVWMLTDPCKPIWVLKHHINIDQFGEESRDRYLHRVRNSPDMIGNYFVVDAQTFHDEVVYLSIRGRLCSYDFKTGRLRYFFYGSYLRHQTKVQATVLPYSPTLVTIGIPWLKQNSGSAPISFDLTSFNYKGRPRKKLKTRKS, encoded by the coding sequence ATGGAAGTCATTTTTTCAAATGAAGATTTAGCAATGGAAATTTTAAGTCGCTTGTCAGCTAAGAACCTTTTAAGGTGCAAGTGTGTCTCCAAGAGGTGGAAGAGCCTTATATCTGATCCATCCTTTGTGCGTATTCACCATCAGAGGTCAAGATGCATTTCGGGCCTCCTTGTTCAAGAGTTTGAGGAGTATGGGGGGAATTTTTGTGGAGATGATTATTTCCTTTATGCTAGGGTTAATGGTGAATTGGGCATATTTAAATTGATGGATGAAAGTTTCCCTCAACCGACTTCTGTCATTATGGCTTCATGTGATGGACTCATCTGTTATAGAAGTCGTCGAACTAGGGATGTAGAGGTGCTGGACATAGTTGTTTGGAACCCAATGACCCAGGAACGGTTAACCTTGAGACCCACTGACTGTCACGTTGGTAGCATCTTTGGATTGGCTTTCTACCCATTTGGTTCTTCAGCAAAGATGATCCCTTGCTTTAAAGTGGTCAGCATTCAGCGTCCAAAACATGACCAAAATTcctattcctttgtgatctaCAAATCAGAGACAGGGAAATGGAAAACTTCCCTTGAAGTGTGCTATTGCAAGGATGAGCTTTACGAGAACAAACATATTTATGTTAATGGAAGGTTTTACTGGTTGACGAGCAATCAGAACATTATCACTTTTGAGGTGGATGAGGAGTTATCTGGAGTCATTACAGTACCAGGTCCTAAGTGGTTGGATAGAGATGTAAGACTGGCTTGCCTTGGGGATTCAGATGGGTATCTTCATTATGTGTCTGTAGATATGTCTGAACTTAGGGTCTGGATGTTAACAGATCCTTGCAAGCCCATTTGGGTTCTTAAGCACCATATAAATATAGATCAatttggtgaagaatcaagggATCGGTATCTCCATCGTGTACGAAACTCTCCTGATATGATTGGCAATTATTTTGTAGTGGACGCTCAAACTTTCCATGATGAAGTTGTGTATTTGTCTATACGAGGTAGGTTATGTTCGTATGACTTCAAAACTGGAAGGCTAAGATACTTCTTTTATGGTTCTTACCTGAGGCATCAAACTAAAGTTCAGGCGACTGTGCTCCCATATTCACCGACCTTGGTAACAATTGGCATTCCCTGGTTGAAACAGAATTCTGGTAGTGCTcctatttcttttgatttaacATCTTTTAATTACAAAGGAAGAcctagaaaaaaattgaaaacaaggaAGTCCTag